The Bdellovibrionales bacterium genome segment CCGAAGACCTGATTTCGATGGTCAATTTGCTCAAAGAAGATCGGGCTGGAATGGTCTGTGGCAGTCGCCTCAACGTTCACTCAAAAATGCCTTTTCTTCGCTACTTTGGCAATTGGCTCTACCGAAGACTCACAATCCTCCTCTTAGGTATAGAACTGAACGATTGCTGCACTGGAATGCGAGTTTTTCGATCAGAGTACCGGCAGATGTTTTGCTCTCACCTGCCTCAAGATCTCAATTTTGCCCTGGCTATGACAGTTCTCTTTTTGCGGCAGAATGGTGTCTATCGAGAAATACCGATTCAATACCATCGCCGCTTGGGCGATTCAAAATTGTCGATTTTTTCTGACGGCCCTCTCTTCCTTTGGACGCTTTTCAAATTCTCGCTTTTACCATTTTACAAGAAGACACTCTAAGCATTGGGCCACATTGATTTTTCAGATCTTAGCTCTCCCCTTAAATGATGGCCTCTCGCCATGTGCGGGGCAAAAGTTGATTTTTGATCTCGATGTCTATGTTGTACTGAAAAGGCTTCGGACCCTTTATTTGAATCCAATCCACCATTTCTTTGATTCCCTGGTATAAGGTATATTTGGTTTCGTAAGAGAAAAGTTTTCGAGCCTTCTCTGCTGAGCAATTAGCAAGATTGTCTTCTCCGGGACGACCATCTACAAAGATCGGCATTAACTCAAAGCCAATTATTCCTGCAATTGTCTTCGCCAACTCAAACACACTTACGAATTCCTCATCCGGCCCCACATTGATAATCTGACCTACGGCCGCTTTGTCAAAAACCAATTTTTCCAAAACCTGCAGTGTATCCTTGACATAACTAAAACAGCGTTTCTG includes the following:
- a CDS encoding glycosyltransferase family 2 protein → MRLSVVLPCHNEESAIPIVLPKLLSMRSEILRQTGLSEIEIIAVNDGSTDQSETLLHQYLPEISLLSFATNRGYGHALKEGFRQSKGDFIAFYDLDDTCQPEDLISMVNLLKEDRAGMVCGSRLNVHSKMPFLRYFGNWLYRRLTILLLGIELNDCCTGMRVFRSEYRQMFCSHLPQDLNFALAMTVLFLRQNGVYREIPIQYHRRLGDSKLSIFSDGPLFLWTLFKFSLLPFYKKTL